From a single Nostoc edaphicum CCNP1411 genomic region:
- a CDS encoding response regulator transcription factor, which produces MANILIAEDEPRIASFIEKGLRSQGFTTTTVTDGLYVLDIAQSGSFDLLILDLGLPGKDGFQVLEELRGQGEDLPVIILSARSDIHDKVAGLEGGADDYVTKPFRFEELLARVKLRLRSARPVRNDQEFLLQAGNVVLDLRTRQVKVGDRFVELPAREFTMAEMFCRHPGQVISREQLLDYVWGYDYNPGSNIVDVYVGYLRKKLGSNLIETVRGMGYRLRT; this is translated from the coding sequence ATGGCCAACATTCTCATCGCTGAAGATGAACCCCGCATTGCCTCATTTATTGAGAAAGGATTGCGATCGCAAGGTTTTACAACAACAACTGTTACCGATGGGTTGTATGTGCTAGACATAGCACAGAGTGGAAGCTTTGACTTACTAATTTTGGATTTGGGATTACCTGGAAAAGATGGATTTCAGGTACTCGAAGAACTGCGGGGACAGGGAGAAGATTTACCTGTAATTATCCTATCGGCTCGGAGTGATATTCACGATAAAGTTGCTGGATTAGAAGGGGGCGCAGATGATTATGTCACCAAACCCTTCCGATTTGAAGAACTTCTAGCGCGGGTAAAGTTGCGTTTGCGAAGTGCTAGACCTGTGAGAAATGACCAAGAATTTCTCCTCCAAGCGGGTAATGTGGTGCTTGATTTACGAACTCGACAGGTAAAAGTAGGCGATCGCTTTGTAGAATTACCTGCTCGTGAATTTACAATGGCGGAAATGTTTTGTCGTCATCCCGGACAAGTGATAAGTCGAGAACAACTGCTAGATTACGTTTGGGGCTACGACTATAATCCAGGTTCTAATATTGTCGATGTATATGTCGGTTATCTCCGCAAGAAACTAGGCAGTAACCTCATTGAAACCGTTAGAGGGATGGGTTATCGCTTACGAACCTGA
- a CDS encoding sensor histidine kinase, translating to MSSITSHRRDRRFGITIPKLFLGWQQVFGEARTRILFWYLLILGITFLIAIPAFRYKLDQRIDERVRQDMVEDMAAFNALIKGETFAPDDALTEDDPEEIVIGPEQLKWLLAGKKQIAPPASKEDLIRLFRAYLLYRLPEDDSYFITFVDGEFYKSSPRARPKPLAKDSPLMERWAKQTQPEQGEKEFSDPALSKILYMVEPIKINGQTQGVFVVAHSAVGERAEALEAVSVIIEVSSLVFVVSFILAWLAAGRVLAPLRMITTTAHAISESDLTQRLPARGKGELAELAKTFNEMMDRLEAAFTTQQEFVNDAGHELRTPITIVRGHLELMGDDPQEQQETLALVMGELDRMSRLVDDMILLAKAERLDFLQLATVNVADLTQELFVKAQALAERDWQIDAIARGQIIVDRQRITEAVINLAQNATQHTAKSDTISIGCAIAKGKVRFWVRDTGEGIPLVDQKRIFERFARTSNSRRRSEGAGLGLSIVRAIAEAHGGQVLLRSQLGKGSMFTIVLPLDPPQEMSAYGQHSHR from the coding sequence ATGAGCAGCATCACCAGCCATCGCCGCGATCGCAGGTTTGGGATTACAATACCGAAACTGTTTTTAGGTTGGCAGCAAGTATTTGGAGAAGCACGCACCCGGATTTTATTCTGGTACTTGCTGATTTTGGGGATAACATTTCTCATCGCTATTCCCGCCTTTCGCTATAAGCTCGACCAGCGCATTGATGAGCGAGTTCGTCAGGATATGGTAGAAGACATGGCGGCTTTCAATGCGTTAATTAAAGGTGAAACCTTTGCTCCAGATGATGCACTCACTGAGGACGATCCAGAAGAAATAGTGATTGGGCCAGAGCAATTGAAATGGTTGCTGGCTGGCAAAAAACAAATCGCTCCTCCAGCTTCCAAAGAAGATTTGATCAGACTTTTCAGAGCTTATCTGTTATATCGACTACCAGAGGATGACTCTTATTTCATCACATTTGTTGATGGTGAATTTTATAAATCTAGCCCTAGAGCGCGTCCGAAACCACTTGCCAAGGACTCACCACTCATGGAACGGTGGGCAAAACAAACTCAACCAGAACAGGGAGAAAAAGAATTTTCTGACCCTGCCCTTAGTAAGATCCTTTACATGGTGGAACCGATTAAAATTAATGGACAAACTCAGGGAGTCTTCGTTGTTGCCCATAGTGCGGTTGGTGAACGCGCAGAAGCTCTAGAAGCAGTTTCGGTAATTATTGAGGTTTCCAGTTTAGTGTTTGTGGTGTCCTTCATTCTGGCGTGGTTGGCGGCGGGACGGGTGCTAGCTCCCCTACGAATGATTACCACCACTGCCCATGCAATTAGTGAGTCAGATTTAACCCAACGCTTACCTGCGCGAGGTAAGGGAGAACTGGCAGAATTGGCAAAGACATTCAACGAAATGATGGACAGATTAGAGGCAGCTTTTACTACCCAGCAGGAATTTGTCAACGATGCTGGGCATGAATTGCGGACTCCTATTACCATCGTTCGCGGACATCTGGAACTGATGGGAGATGACCCCCAAGAGCAACAGGAAACTTTGGCGCTGGTAATGGGAGAACTAGACCGGATGAGCCGTCTGGTGGATGACATGATTTTGTTGGCGAAGGCAGAACGCTTAGATTTTTTGCAGTTGGCGACGGTGAATGTAGCAGACTTAACCCAAGAGTTATTTGTCAAAGCCCAGGCACTAGCAGAGCGGGACTGGCAAATAGATGCGATCGCAAGGGGTCAGATTATAGTTGACCGCCAAAGAATTACTGAGGCTGTGATTAATCTGGCGCAGAATGCGACTCAGCATACAGCAAAGAGTGATACTATCTCCATAGGTTGTGCGATCGCTAAGGGAAAGGTGCGTTTCTGGGTACGCGATACAGGCGAAGGCATTCCCCTTGTTGATCAAAAACGGATTTTTGAACGTTTTGCTCGAACTTCTAACAGTCGTCGTCGCTCTGAGGGTGCGGGATTGGGACTGTCAATTGTCCGAGCGATCGCCGAAGCCCACGGTGGACAAGTGTTACTCCGGAGTCAACTAGGAAAAGGTTCGATGTTTACCATCGTTTTACCCCTCGATCCCCCGCAGGAAATGAGTGCTTATGGCCAACATTCTCATCGCTGA
- a CDS encoding serine/threonine-protein kinase translates to MICCLNPDCPNPLNPNGKKFCQSCSTPLVSLLRNRFRVIRVLSDEGGFGRTYLSEDVDKLNERCVIKQLAPKFQGTWSQKKAMELFAEEAQRLQDLGEHPQIPTLLAYFEQDGCLYLVQQFVNGENLLKELQQRKAYNAREIQSILLDLLPILKFIHDRKIIHRDIKPENIIRNKSDGRLNLIDFGSSKQFTAKVQQKSGTSIGSHGYSPLEQIRDGKAFPASDLFGLGATCFHLLTGNSPFQLWMESGYAWVSNWREYLRSPLNPELDFVIDKLLKKDVHERYQSVDEVLRDLTPKQLLALPPAGKSSGKIPPTKAPYLPKSYPLLKTFILVSAFILLFGFQESWYKHFRRIQTSLVSRLSQHNSSTKDEAFLGQSLNITLGKASLANTLQGHENSVLSVAISPDGKTIASSGDDRKIKLWNLATGSPISSFNTYSQQVNAVVISPDGKTLVSGNDDNTIKIWNLGTGKQIRTLTGHSDSVHALAISADSQTLLSGSDDNTIKIWDLATGEQIRTLVGHTFWVRSVAMSQDNVILASGSFDKTIKIWNLIKGYSIRTLEGNSQTVTTVAISPDGKTLASGSRDRTIKLWNLATGKEIRTLVGHVNTVTTVAFSADGKMIASGSRDRTIKLWNPATGEEILTLAGHTNTVTSVTFSPDDKTLISGCEDNTIKIWRLSQ, encoded by the coding sequence ATGATCTGCTGCTTAAATCCCGATTGCCCAAATCCCCTGAATCCCAATGGAAAGAAGTTTTGTCAAAGTTGTAGCACCCCGTTGGTGTCACTTTTAAGAAATCGCTTCCGTGTCATCCGAGTCCTTTCAGATGAGGGGGGATTTGGGAGAACCTATCTATCAGAAGATGTCGATAAACTCAATGAACGCTGTGTTATCAAGCAATTAGCTCCAAAATTTCAAGGAACTTGGTCGCAAAAAAAGGCGATGGAGTTGTTTGCTGAAGAAGCGCAGCGACTACAAGACCTTGGGGAACATCCCCAAATTCCGACTTTGCTAGCTTACTTTGAACAAGATGGCTGCCTATATTTAGTGCAGCAGTTTGTCAATGGAGAAAATTTGTTAAAGGAGTTGCAACAACGCAAGGCATATAATGCTAGAGAAATTCAATCTATTTTGCTAGATTTACTGCCCATCCTGAAATTTATCCACGATCGCAAAATCATTCATCGCGATATCAAGCCAGAAAATATTATCCGCAATAAAAGTGATGGGCGATTAAACCTGATTGATTTTGGCTCCTCAAAGCAATTTACCGCCAAAGTCCAGCAGAAATCGGGCACATCCATTGGTTCACATGGTTATTCCCCCCTAGAACAGATTAGAGATGGTAAAGCTTTCCCCGCCAGTGATTTGTTCGGTTTGGGAGCTACATGCTTTCATCTGCTAACAGGAAATTCCCCCTTTCAATTGTGGATGGAATCTGGGTACGCCTGGGTGAGTAATTGGCGGGAATATTTAAGGAGTCCATTAAATCCTGAGTTAGATTTTGTCATCGACAAGCTTTTGAAAAAAGATGTCCATGAACGTTACCAGTCAGTCGATGAAGTTCTCAGAGACTTGACTCCAAAACAACTCCTCGCACTACCACCAGCGGGTAAGTCCTCTGGGAAAATACCACCAACGAAAGCTCCATATTTACCAAAAAGTTATCCCTTACTGAAAACTTTCATCTTGGTAAGTGCTTTCATTCTGTTGTTCGGATTTCAAGAATCTTGGTATAAACATTTTCGCCGCATCCAAACCAGTTTAGTCTCTAGGCTGAGTCAGCATAATAGTTCTACCAAAGATGAAGCGTTTTTAGGTCAGTCACTAAATATTACTTTGGGAAAGGCTTCCTTAGCTAATACCCTTCAAGGACATGAAAATTCGGTTTTATCCGTCGCCATCAGCCCCGATGGCAAAACCATAGCCAGCAGTGGCGACGATCGCAAAATCAAACTTTGGAATCTCGCAACCGGCAGCCCAATCTCTTCATTTAACACCTATTCTCAGCAGGTAAATGCCGTAGTAATTAGCCCAGATGGCAAAACTCTGGTCAGCGGTAATGATGATAACACCATCAAAATTTGGAATTTGGGCACAGGAAAACAAATTCGTACTCTAACAGGGCACTCTGACTCAGTTCATGCCCTAGCCATCAGCGCTGATAGCCAGACCCTACTTAGTGGTAGTGATGATAACACCATTAAAATTTGGGATTTAGCAACAGGAGAGCAAATTCGGACACTCGTAGGGCATACATTCTGGGTGCGATCAGTGGCCATGAGCCAGGATAACGTGATTCTTGCCAGTGGCAGTTTTGACAAGACGATCAAAATCTGGAATCTCATAAAAGGGTACTCAATCCGGACACTAGAAGGAAATTCTCAAACAGTAACAACAGTAGCTATAAGTCCAGATGGTAAAACTTTAGCCAGTGGTAGCCGCGATCGCACCATTAAACTTTGGAATCTAGCTACCGGAAAAGAAATTCGCACACTGGTGGGACATGTAAACACTGTCACAACCGTAGCCTTCAGTGCCGATGGTAAAATGATTGCTAGTGGTAGCCGCGATCGCACCATCAAACTTTGGAATCCAGCCACAGGAGAGGAAATTCTCACATTGGCGGGGCACACTAACACAGTGACATCCGTTACCTTCAGTCCTGATGACAAAACCCTTATCAGTGGTTGTGAGGATAATACTATTAAGATTTGGCGTTTATCTCAGTGA